The stretch of DNA AAGCACATGAGGAGAAGGGGGGGAAAGGAACATGATAAAGCGAGAGCGAATAAAACCACCACAACCGCGCCAGAATAAAAGAAACGTGAAGGACAGGGCGGCACAGCGATGCTTATCTAGAGCACTGGATTGGATACCCAGGGAACTGTGCTCCCATTAATAAGATCATAATATAAGTCACCAGTCATGTCATACCAATCAGATGACAACTGAAGCTAGACTCCCTGCCACACATTAaaagcagtccagtggggcGGTGGTGTACAGCAGTCATAcagaacttggttgtctgtatctcaAAACTGGAGTCATACTCAGTATCCTAGGTACTAGAATGTCTCTATTCGATTCTCGACACAGTTCAGGACGCCTGAGGCTTCTCAGGCCCTCAAGCGAACCGAACCGAGATCCCGCTTGGCGGCACCACAAAAAAGAAGTGGAGACTAACTCACAGGTCCTTGGCAGGAGGACCAAGAAACCAGTCTTCTTCGCATTCtacgcgcatgcaaaagaCACGCCCACTTTGGTGCATCCGAGTCACGTGTACCGACCCGCTAAAAACAAGTTGCTGCGACATAGGTGAACAACCTAGCCACCCGTCTGCTGACACGTTTGCGCTCGTGGCCATGCTTTGAAACCAAAGAGCGGGGTACGCTCGCAGCTGAGGGCCGACGCTTtggtttcgtttctcttctgtcgcaACACCAACTGATTTCGTCGCCGCGCCCTTGCAGTATACGGCCCCACAGCTTTTTCTCATGTTGAACTACGTGAAAAAGAAATCCGTCCGTGATTCCCAGACGTTCGCCAGCGCCCCCGTGGGAACTACCACAAGCAATCGGGCCCTCTGAGTTGAAGTGTACGTACCGGGAAACTCGTAGCTGATGTTGGTGACAAGGACGtcgcagggaagaaacagctCTGGCTGCCAGAGCTGAACGCGGTCGTGAGGCAGCACAGGGTTCTGGTGAAGGTGGGGAAAGTACCTCAACACATCTCCGAGCTGGGGAACGTACACGCCAACACTGGAGAAGCAGCAGGGAATGTCGTCTGCCGGGGGGAGGACAACGGATTCCAACATGGAggttttcttcccgccgttCTCGCCATTGGTTTGTAAGGCAGAAGTCTTCTCACattctttttccgtttcgcccCCTTCACTCTTCGCCCTGTTGTAACCCGAGGTGGCGTCAATTCCTGCTTGCGTGCCTTCTCCACCAACGGgaggctctcgccttctcttcgcgttctgtTCCGGCGCAACTGTCTGGGAGCCGCACAGCGCGCTCTCCCCCTTCGCTCCGTCATCCCGGCCTGCCCCCACAGAAACGGctgtcgtcgtcctctctcccgccgccgTGTCTCCCACTGTCCCTTCGCTCGTTTCGTCAACTCGCTTCTTTGCCTCCGCGGCCCCATAGGTCGGTGTGTCTTCCGGCGCTTTGGATCGCACGCGCGTGCTCTCCGCCTTCCGATGGCTCTTCTTGGCAGCGCTGCAGCCCAGTGGTGGGAGCGGACGGACGCGGCAGTGAGAAGAACAAGTacaggaagacagagacgacgaacaggaagaacaggaagaagagagagaacgcccCGCTTGGGAGGCAGAGGCCGGCAGACTTGAAATGAATCCTGCTGAGCATCGgtgagagacggcgagccaATGGCGACTctggacggagaggaagattTCGCCCGTCAGGTAGGCAAGGAGTGTTTTCATCTGTCGCGACTTGCGGCACCTGAGAAAAGCCaagacgcacagagaagagcacaCACCAGAGAGGTGATCACGGTACGAAAGAGAACCAGGCGGTGCTGACGAAACAGCTTGCGGCGGCGAAGTGAATGAAAGAGAAGTATCCAAAACGGCGAAGCAAAAACAGCGAAGCGAGTGCAAAATCCAGACTCGAGGAGGAGCCCGAAGATAGGAAGTGTATGGGAAACCCGGAGGGACCACGCAAGCCGACAGGGATAGAGCCACCATATCCGATTACGGCCCCGAGAGCGCCTGTGCCACATGAAGCGGCCACGTGTACAGAGCATGAGAAAAGGCACCACTGAGCAAAGAGcggtgaaggagaagagcaaGAGCGACGAATGTAGACGACCTCTGTACAGAACATACGAAAGACTTACCAGACGCACACATAGCGCCCGTAATAGAGAGGATCAGGCAAGCATCGCGTTCGCTGATGAGGCTGGAGCTTTGCGGCAGCGGCGAAAgcggccgcgcgcgcctcgttcAGTGCCGGCGTGTCGTCCAGATACGACGTGGAGGAAAATGACGTGGAAAACGAGCAACAAAATGATGAAGAcggaagggagacagcggaagaaggcaaagTGAAAGCAGCAGAAGGAAGACCCAGTTGCTGCGCTGTTAACCCCGACGCGAGGTACGACTTGAGAGAACAAGGGTAGTGAAACACGCGAGGGCAAAAGGTACACTGAACGGTAGGTCCCCTCGCGTTGCAAAAGGTGCAGTGGTGACTCCGTGCTTCATCAATGCGGGCCTGGGCACACCACAGATaaacagaggacgagaatGAGGCAAGAAAGCCACAGCCTGTGGCTCGGAACACAAAGATGGGGTGAACCACACAGGGGAACTTGGAAGGAAAGCGAATGAAATCCGGCAAaccctcctcgtcgccgcctcagTGACTCTGCGCTCTGTTCTTTGACACTTGGCTGGCGCTTGTCCCGGTGACCTCACAACTTCGGTCCCTCCTCCTGCGTAGCCTGTTGTCCCCGTTACCCAATCTGGGATCGTGGTCgccctttctttttttcttcgtgtgtctctctttgtgtcgctctgtttcttttcggcctctctctctgtttctctttctcgctcttcctctctgttttgtcCTACCTTGAGATTGTTGAAGCCGCGCGCATGGCAGTCGACGTCGAGGTCGCTGACGGCCATAAGACACCGGACGTGGACCCAAGTCCCGgcggcttctctttctctcccgttttcgtcACGTGCCCTGCGTCGCGGCTCTCCTCGCACGTGGCCCGTTTCCGTCCCAGCCTGTTGCGTCCCTCGGCCTCTTGGCCCACCAAGACTCTCTTGAGAGgccggaaagaagaaaggcccAACGAGCTCGCCGAGCACCAAATGGAGGAGCGAAGTGGAGCGGATTTCtcccgcgagaaggcggctgTGGAAcgccttcctgtcttcttcgggGTTGCTGCCTTCGTCGAAATCTTCCAGGGTGTTGATGAAGCGCCAGTCCGGCACTGTCACGCAACTCGCAGCGACGTCGCACAACTCACAGCGGTGGGGAACCGCGCACAGGACACAgtcttccgtcttctcggtgGCATCTCTCGGAGCTTTCCCTGCAGTGGAGCAAGCGGAcgccgcatgcgcgagaGGTGCGGGGAAGTTCTGCGCGCGTTCTGAGCGACGAAGGCCCACGGGAacaagagcagaagaagacgcagacgagacagccggCGACTGCGAGACAAGGCACCGTGAGTCTGTGTCGAGTGTCCGGCACTTCAGATTCACATCCTCAGtgtctttcgcgttctcgcctttcggGTCCTCAGTCGTTTCGTCACCTTCTTTGCCCGCGCGACCCTCTCTATggtcgcgttcttcttcggaTTTGCGCACAttcgcgaagaagagcacgTGCTGCTCCCGGCCTTCCGCGTCGATGCGGTCCGACGGAAGCTCGTCCCAAAgactctcgtcttcttcgccctccgcggTCGCGCCATCTCGGGCCGCGTGTTTCTtcgactctctcgcctgcttgTCCTTCTGGTTCTGTCGCTCGTGCTGCCGCAGCTGCTTGAGCTCGTCGTCGTCCAGGAGCTGCCGCAACACGCGCTGCACACTAGAGGGCAATGTCGGGTCCTGGAGCATCGCCCGCGGGTCCACAGTCGACtcgccggcgaggcgacacgACCGCCTCCCGCCCCGCCgctcccgttcttcctcaGCCTCCTCGCTCGAGTTCTCACTCGTCCAGCCTTCGTCCGGCATCAAGCGCCACCGCGACCCTCTTCGTCGGGGCCTGCCACTGGCGCTCGTTGGCGAGCCGCCGCGGTGCGACGCCCCGGCAGCaaacagagacgacgagagaggctgGAGATCCGCAACTCGGCGCAGTGGGccgcgggaagagacacgcgacgAGACAGGCGGTGCCTGCGCCCTGCCGCTTTGCAGGTCGCGAAACCCCACAACGCGCCCCGACCGCGAGACAGTCGGCCCGGTCGACGCGCCCGAGGCTCCGCCGCTGTGGAGCGCCGGCCTGAGCGAAGAGGTCGACGGCGACAGGCGCGCTGGGCCCTCCGGCTCGTCGCCCTGCAACTCGAagtcgctgtcgctctcttcgtcgtcctcctcgtcgcggTCGCGTGCACGCCGCGATCGAACGCCCTGtcgagacggcggcgacaCCCGCGACGCAGAGCCGCCTGGACCCGCTCCGGGTCGACCCCACTGTTGCCGGGAAGGCGGGGGCATggggaaggacgagacggaagagagccAGTTCACCTGCGTGAGCCACGCGTCGTCTTCCAGCGGAGGACGCACGAGAGCCGCGGGCATGCGGCGCCCTTGAAGAAGAGCGGTGGCGAAGGAGCGCAAAATCAAGATGTTGCCGCGGCTGCTGCATCGGTGCAGCTTCCAAATGCAGTGCTGCagcgcagagagcagagacgaaccAAGGCGGtggcgaaaaaacgaacgGGAGCGACTCCAAAACACAGGGCGCAAGCTCCTCGCAAGGTGTGAGGCCCGTGCATGCGAAGCCCTgcaaggggggggggcggagaacggagagaaggcgtggaGGGAGCACTCTTGTCGTGGCGCGTTTCCAGTTCACAGAGACGGACGTATCTAACCGCGAAACGACAACGCTGAAAACACaaagcgcagaggcgcgacccggagacgcgaagaacaCCGAGGAAAACAGAATCGTCGGCTGAGGACGACGGCAGCCATCGCAACACATTCCGgccttcggcgccttccctcaCGGCGTCGGCTTACGTGCTCGAGGCGATGTTTGTGAAGAACCTCCAGGCGTCGGGCCTCGTTGTTGACTGCCACGTCGGTAGTTGACCAATACCCGTGCCCTCCACTCGACATGCCTCCACTGCCTGCCTCGGCCGCGTGAGCTTCCTCTTCAATCCATCCGCTGGCTTCGCTCCGTtgcccctcttcttccgagagggagaaatcttcctcgtcgtcccaAGTGGGCACTGCCGAGGGACATCCAGTGATTCGCccctctttgtttccgtCCCGTGTACGCTCGTtcacttccttctcttcgtgtcCATCTCTACCGCCTTCTCTTGCCTTTTCACCTCGTTCTCGGTcgtgcgcctccgcgccttGATTTCCGTCTTCTAGACACGCGCACAAGTCTCGACGTGTCCCATCTTCATTTCCTCCAATCGCGCCTCCGGGGTCTTGCTGTCcatcttccgcttcgcctgctcTCTCACGAgctcgttctccctctccctcctgtctgtccaccttctcttcgtccttcccgTCCCCAGGGCCCCCCACTGCaggcttctcgccgccctcaCATCCGCCTTCTCCTTGCTCTAGATCAGACGCCGCGGGCGAAACAGGAGCCGCGACGGGCGCGGGAAGCGCCCGctgctcctctgtcttttgcTGTTGCGAACAGCGCAGCAGGTTGGCTGCTTCTcggcgaaggaggcggcgaaggagacactcgagcCGCAGGGCCAAGTGCGAGGTTGGAGGAAGGCTCTGCCACAGCCGAAAAGTCGAACGGGCTGCAAACACAAAAGCGGGCGACTACAGAGACCACCAGTGGACGtgcagagggaaaaaaaggacgaCACGGGCGACTGCACTCTGTAACCTAACTGGGAAGTGTGTTTTTATAAAAAATACACGACATACAGTCTCGCACGTACCGGCTGCGTCCGCCATCgatctgtcgccttctccctctgcgaGCTGGGCTGCCAAACGTCCCTCGAGTCGTCTCAGTCTCCTTTcgcgctcgccctcgccgacTCGCACGAGGCTCCTGTCCCCTGccccgccctgtctccgccctccaTGCTGCGCccgtggcgcatgcagccccacAGGGTCTTCCAGTGCCTCGGGCAAAACACCGCCCCACGCTAGTTGGGCTCCATCTCCCCGCTCCGGCCCTGCTTCTGCCCgccccgcctcgcttcctcgctctgcgCCGACGCCCAAGGAACTATCTCCGTAGCAGAACGGGCACTTGAAAGGGTCTCCGAACTGCCAAGCCTTCTCGGGGCCGGGGCAGCACGGACAAGCCGAGATCCGAAGACTGGCAAACGGCGCCGAAAGCTGGTGTTTTTCGCCGGAATACATTTTCCGCAGGAAGCAGACTGCGTCTCTTCGTAGCGCCccagggagacgccggcggagacaccggagacacaTGTAAAGGTGTGCGTTGCGACACCCCACACTGAGGAGAGGCAGCACCAGAGACGACGGCTGAAGATGAAGCGGATACGGCTGACGGGCTGCATCCAACAAAATACCTCGCGACAGCAGATGCGGGGCCTGCCGAGTTCCGGCGTCGGTCAGAAAAAGCGACGCAGCGTCACGGCGGGTGTCCCGCGACTCGCTCGACAAGAACTGCTCAAAGAGGGTGACCTCAAACAAGGGGGAAGACCCTGCACATAAAAATGGGGCAACACACAGTAGAGCCGACTCGCCAAACCGACGCCCccaccagagagacagacggcacGCACAAGGTGAGAacaaaccgagagagagagacaacaaCAGAGAGAtcgaaagagggagaaagaaacagagagagaatggagTGGAGGCACCGAGAAAGAGTAAGGAATGGAGACatagagagaaaaagaaacagacaccgAGATCGGGCGAccgtagagagagagggcgactcAAGGGCGACCAGGAGAGAGCCGGAACGGCTTCCTCTTTCAGGTTTGCCTCCTTACCATGGGCGAAAATCGACAAGCAGCCGAGTCGGTGCGTGCCGGCGAACTGAAGGCCGTTGGGCGCCCACGCCATGTCCAACCAGCTGCACTGAGAGCCGAACCGCAGCTTCCGGAGCACGGTGCATCCTCCCTCCCAGTGCCACGGCAGCGTGtacttcttctcttctgtgtctccattccacgaggcgaaggctcgggcccccgtcttctctgcagtcACAGGCGCGCAGGGGGCGACGCCGAACGCGTATCTCCTGCCTTGGTCGCGCCCAGAAGCTAACGGGGTCTTCTGCCAGTCGTTGCCACGCTCCAGatgcgctgtctcttctgtctccaagCCGTCGGCTGGGCCGCAATCTTCGCCGGTAGAGAACGTGACGCCGTTGCCCATGCCGGCCCGCGCccgcgcgtgcgcctccgAGACGTCCAGGAGCAAGACTTCTCCACTGAACgtcgagcagagaagaagcagcggaCAAGACGGATGCGGTTTCAGCTGCGACACGAGGCCCTCCGAGAGGCGCTGCAGACTCACGCTCCCTACGCGGCACGCCTTGAGAGGACCGCTCGCcgaagaggccgaggggaagaaggagagcgacTGGTCTACGGGCTTCATGGTCTCGATTCGTGCTTTCGAAGTCTTGCGGGACACGGCGTCTGCGACGCAGACGAGTGCATCGTCGCACGAGAAGGCcagggcgagaaggctgTACCGAACGCCCGAGGCGTCGGCCGCCAGGCGCGGCTGGTCGCCGACGCCCGCCGAAAAAATTTCCAACTCCTTTTGGAGCGCTTGCCCAAACGCGGAGCCGACTCCCGGCCCTCCAGCGCCcgcctgcggagacgcccgtGCGAGGAACCCCCCGCAGTGGCTGCTGGGACCGTGGCGCCGACTGAGTCGCGAGCCGGAGGGGCGCACCGTCGGTCGCCCACGCCGTCCGCGTCTGCCGTGCGCCAggttcgcctcgccgtccaaGTCCGACTCGCCCGAGCTATCTGACGAAGACGATGAaatggaggaagaggaggagtGGCGCCCAGAAGGCCCGCCAGCGCGCGCCTGCACCCGTCCGCCCGGCACGCGCCCGCCCTGTCTCGAAGCTGCGAGGTGCGCGAGGGACGAaaacggcgacggagagaacgcatgcaggctcGACCCACTGACGGCACTTGGCCCTGGAGACAGTCcaggcgcaggcgacgccgagTCGGCGAAGAGGGAGCACGGAAAAGCGGCCGACGACGGCTGGGACCGGCCAGAACCCCCAGGAAGATACCGCCCCTCCAGGAGGCGCTGGACACtcagcgagaggaggaagaacttGTGCGAGCTTAGGCTGGACGCGGAGAGCTCCAGCGCGCCGCGACGCGTGGACGAACACTGACGGAGGCGGCCGAGATacggcgacgacgacgcgaACCCCCCAGATAGCGACGAGAACGCCCAGAAGAACAGGTttccgtcgtcgcctcccgtAACCAGGTCCGGAGAATGCCACGCGAAACACACGTCCGGGAAGGACGAGTGGAAGGCTGAAAACAAACGGCaggacgaaaggagagatgGCCAGAGCAAACGTGAGGAACGACGCGACTAGGCAAaagagcagagggagaaaaacgatgAAGCAGACAGTCTCagccgcgttttccccttgaGCTCTTTTTTTAAAATGCGGGGGGGCGGTGATTGTGTGCTTCGCCCCGCTGTCGTTTTGTTGTGCCAGCGCCTTCAGCAAGGTTTTGGGAGCATCTCCGAAACGCGGCTCGCCCCTTATCCCGCTAACTTTGTGCCTCGGCCTCTAGTGTGGCGCTTCGAGGCGCTGTCAACATGTCGTCCCTCAAGTCCTGTTTTCCTCCGAAGGCGCCCGAGCTCAGGCTATTTTcacgtctctgttttcgtgGGTCTGTTTTTTCCACTGAAGGGCAAACCGTCGGCCAGACTGCGACCGATCATCCACCGATTCCGTCACTTCATGTCCACTCCACCTTCTCGGGGCTTCAGATTGCCGCAACGGTCCTTTCTGGTTTTTCCGTGCCGTCACCGTTGCCTTCCTAGTTCTAAAGTGAGAACTTACGGGTGAGATCTGCAAAGAGAAGGCTGGGGAATTTTCCCGGTTTGTCGGGGCTGTCGACTTTCGATTTCGCTTCGCCGCCAAATcgcgtccgtcttctcccttcgtctctgcccgGTCCGCCTGCGGGAAGGCCTCGGTCCTCGGCGACCCCCACACCAGTTAGGCCCattttcccgccttcctcacatctccgctcgcgtctctgtctctcttcttcttcccttcgtAGGCGCAGGCAGCGCAGGTGTGCGAAAGAGGGCGTTCGCACGACAAGCGCACGAAACGCCGACGacgggggcgaaggcgaggacgaagccgACCGTGTGTGGACGCCACCGTCGCTCTGTCCTGACCCGTGCCGAGACGAaacgagagaacaagaaggcaCACTCACCGAAGAGGCAGCTGAGTCAGTTGGAACCGCAGGAGATGGAGCCGGATCGCCAGTCTCGTTTCCCGACGACGGCTCCGAAGGCGCTTCCAAACCCAGGGCCAAGAGGAACGAGCCGGACGCGTCCAAAGGCACCTAGAAAAAGACAACAAAGAAACACTAGCTTGTTGGATTTCTACGAACGGGGTTACATCTAAGATGGCCTTGGGGATTTCATGGTCTGGAGTACGTTGACATTGAAACGAATCTAATGTGAACTTTGAACGTGTTCGGCTTAATCTCCTGGTTCGATATTTTTAGCAGCTGCGTTTCGCCGCTGTACACATCCTTCATGGACACTTCGAGACACCAGCGTCAAGCCATACACGGTgacgcgaggcgccgccggcaCAAGCGCCACCGTCGTTGCGCAAATGGAGAGCACATCGAGGAAAATAGGAGAAAACAGTTAAAGCACGGCGACAACCCTATAGGGGCACAatgtctccttccccgtgTCGCTCGATTTTGTCCCTCACCTTGCTTAGGTCCATGGCTcgcggcagcagcggcgcTCCCCAGTCGGCctcgagaagcggcgacacGGTGGTTCTCCCTCCAGGTCCACCGGCTGGCGGCGTTTCCAGAAGGGCGCAGAGGTCGTAGAATCGAATTTTGCGGTCGTCGCACCCCACAATAACAAGAGAGATGGAGTCTCGGTCAGAGGTGTCGTCGGCTGGTTCTTTGTTCTCGCCTCgggctgcgtcttcctcgggcAGGCCTCTACTGCGTCTGCTGCCGTCCTCGTTGCGCaggtgtttctctcgctcgctctcgcagTGGCGTTCGGGAAGAAACCTTGCCCACGCGACTCTTTCGGGAACCAGCATCGCGCAGATAGGGATCCACCCTGCGGGCAAGACTCGCCAGAGGCGGACTTCGCCTTTCCCGCAGCCTGAGAGAAGCAGGCTGTTGTTTGGGTGCAAGTCGATGTCGGTGATGTCTCCCTGGTGCTTGACCAGCGCGTAGACCAGCTGGCCAGTCGCGGCGTCCCACGCCTTGATC from Neospora caninum Liverpool complete genome, chromosome XI encodes:
- a CDS encoding putative WD repeat domain-containing protein; translated protein: MLPTEPPDGRSSGGGDKGNDLCAVDSEQSSFLFVSPPKTCGPDALTSRRSAGDFNFFSGCERAEEADVTSRALAVSSSYVAPISALQLPAEEGTAKTEETGDAPKSSDQIRHAQVEPEKNDAPFFPSSGANGLPQCAPSLYYPSSSPYLSASECGPSHAIHFSSPYYASSALYGCSSASYCLSSSASYPHALTPPPYCAPAPNHVPPLSEGATCASVPPPNGGARGGSVTGEVGVSCAEPAPPACPPSSSSGSSPFSPLPFWAGPQPGQVHLAGGLEAETRGAPPPPAYPVGAASCAPASPVPHAAFVPSLWTSSVAAAPSAPQGALDLPQPFPQNPCSGGAGLASLAVPPSSVPTAPSLTDHASGFPAGVLHASAPISDPANACPSFSPAVSSAAATPAAYPQAPGVSANALAYSDRPFPLASAAAPSFSAPWPAQPLPPSSLALPTVSFSEAGPLPCSASSAVHFPAASASSSSPPSPLPTGEAPPAVHGAPAPAGGSAVSPEPSTDGELPVREGRDGDGKREDDKSEGKQERAHRARTEGEVEGGSLVRRSGLRIASRFPPALSVSPDAACALLLTGPASHPQEEERAENEGRDAAGRTKSSLGLGEDSLSSFSSILLYLAAGRLQAEGEDELSSAVYRHLIKSRQKAAPTHLPSCHNWKGEVRFLVPEESAAVLPHRLRPASQRWSLAVPSRGGFDGDRSEDGCLLGEGAGRRSRGRSRWRGKATSELGEAESPTQQLFARDDLQLKGDMQLFLADLVALLASRVPGHLSVREFLRWVWPPHLAVSSVSSERPREVGDASSCDLRRHEGSALRPTYESYSSSSHLRACQSPFSSGSSSSLSGSSSHFSFSRNLFLLNRSGRFSRALLPPPRASVPSCSDCHTLSSGFFLSGAARALLPLSSPLLLSSSLVKASSTLGSFPCAVSPAAAAAFASGAGAQAATAVGAAAGPWLAWSRKVKRVANVWGHQISHEELLSGERPALDNQFQIGLVREPAAVYVVRYDATGSVVFTGGDDGLIKAWDAATGQLVYALVKHQGDITDIDLHPNNSLLLSGCGKGEVRLWRVLPAGWIPICAMLVPERVAWARFLPERHCESEREKHLRNEDGSRRSRGLPEEDAARGENKEPADDTSDRDSISLVIVGCDDRKIRFYDLCALLETPPAGGPGGRTTVSPLLEADWGAPLLPRAMDLSKVPLDASGSFLLALGLEAPSEPSSGNETGDPAPSPAVPTDSAASSVSVPSCSLVSSRHGSGQSDGGVHTRSASSSPSPPSSAFRALVVRTPSFAHLRCLRLRREEEERQRRERRCEEGGKMGLTGVGVAEDRGLPAGGPGRDEGRRRTRFGGEAKSKVDSPDKPGKFPSLLFADLTPFHSSFPDVCFAWHSPDLVTGGDDGNLFFWAFSSLSGGFASSSPYLGRLRQCSSTRRGALELSASSLSSHKFFLLSLSVQRLLEGRYLPGGSGRSQPSSAAFPCSLFADSASPAPGLSPGPSAVSGSSLHAFSPSPFSSLAHLAASRQGGRVPGGRVQARAGGPSGRHSSSSSISSSSSDSSGESDLDGEANLAHGRRGRRGRPTVRPSGSRLSRRHGPSSHCGGFLARASPQAGAGGPGVGSAFGQALQKELEIFSAGVGDQPRLAADASGVRYSLLALAFSCDDALVCVADAVSRKTSKARIETMKPVDQSLSFFPSASSASGPLKACRVGSVSLQRLSEGLVSQLKPHPSCPLLLLCSTFSGEVLLLDVSEAHARARAGMGNGVTFSTGEDCGPADGLETEETAHLERGNDWQKTPLASGRDQGRRYAFGVAPCAPVTAEKTGARAFASWNGDTEEKKYTLPWHWEGGCTVLRKLRFGSQCSWLDMAWAPNGLQFAGTHRLGCLSIFAHGSSPLFEVTLFEQFLSSESRDTRRDAASLFLTDAGTRQAPHLLSRGILLDAARQPYPLHLQPSSLVLPLLSVGCRNAHLYMCLRCLRRRLPGALRRDAVCFLRKMYSGEKHQLSAPFASLRISACPCCPGPEKAWQFGDPFKCPFCYGDSSLGVGAERGSEAGRAEAGPERGDGAQLAWGGVLPEALEDPVGLHAPRAQHGGRRQGGAGDRSLVRVGEGERERRLRRLEGRLAAQLAEGEGDRSMADAAGTCETSLPPTSHLALRLECLLRRLLRREAANLLRCSQQQKTEEQRALPAPVAAPVSPAASDLEQGEGGCEGGEKPAVGGPGDGKDEEKVDRQEGEGERARERAGEAEDGQQDPGGAIGGNEDGTRRDLCACLEDGNQGAEAHDRERGEKAREGGRDGHEEKEVNERTRDGNKEGRITGCPSAVPTWDDEEDFSLSEEEGQRSEASGWIEEEAHAAEAGSGGMSSGGHGYWSTTDVAVNNEARRLEVLHKHRLEHHCIWKLHRCSSRGNILILRSFATALLQGRRMPAALVRPPLEDDAWLTQVNWLSSVSSFPMPPPSRQQWGRPGAGPGGSASRVSPPSRQGVRSRRARDRDEEDDEESDSDFELQGDEPEGPARLSPSTSSLRPALHSGGASGASTGPTVSRSGRVVGFRDLQSGRAQAPPVSSRVSSRGPLRRVADLQPLSSSLFAAGASHRGGSPTSASGRPRRRGSRWRLMPDEGWTSENSSEEAEEERERRGGRRSCRLAGESTVDPRAMLQDPTLPSSVQRVLRQLLDDDELKQLRQHERQNQKDKQARESKKHAARDGATAEGEEDESLWDELPSDRIDAEGREQHVLFFANVRKSEEERDHREGRAGKEGDETTEDPKGENAKDTEDVNLKCRTLDTDSRCLVSQSPAVSSASSSALVPVGLRRSERAQNFPAPLAHAASACSTAGKAPRDATEKTEDCVLCAVPHRCELCDVAASCVTVPDWRFINTLEDFDEGSNPEEDRKAFHSRLLAGEIRSTSLLHLVLGELVGPFFFPASQESLGGPRGRGTQQAGTETGHVRGEPRRRARDENGREREAAGTWVHVRCLMAVSDLDVDCHARGFNNLKARIDEARSHHCTFCNARGPTVQCTFCPRVFHYPCSLKSYLASGLTAQQLGLPSAAFTLPSSAVSLPSSSFCCSFSTSFSSTSYLDDTPALNEARAAAFAAAAKLQPHQRTRCLPDPLYYGRYVCVWCRKSRQMKTLLAYLTGEIFLSVQSRHWLAVSHRCSAGFISSLPASASQAGRSLSSSCSSCSSSLSSCTCSSHCRVRPLPPLGCSAAKKSHRKAESTRVRSKAPEDTPTYGAAEAKKRVDETSEGTVGDTAAGERTTTAVSVGAGRDDGAKGESALCGSQTVAPEQNAKRRREPPVGGEGTQAGIDATSGYNRAKSEGGETEKECEKTSALQTNGENGGKKTSMLESVVLPPADDIPCCFSSVGVYVPQLGDVLRYFPHLHQNPVLPHDRVQLWQPELFLPCDVLVTNISYEFPGLPVDEEPVAIFAVLELSVVRPECLYGRRFEVHFAPSLDGEADYLVPLLDVNRGLLRLAQLREGEDCRAYMDGKFYTARVEEIKRRPDTLLTKAFSPAQKPHSIPFTHPPFLSSSSASISGSSATPATSSRPCPSILAGAAAAARAASASARGPRDGESEGNGTEEQNSGKGEGRKSEELGGPGLPSPRPSLSASCLSASGGASSSPSLQSGDARDGGSEDGMRTRDGSGQDEIDGALAIQASLASFDWPVFPTPGVVNCAHLRLREETMTQRVQRDRRVGQNAASLFGNDFFVERSLQQRRWMQTASLGLEAIRVHYYSGEEDEKRASSSTSLGSGEGSGDARGASRRRGKKDDERGRKQSSFALSRQDDAERQTEDQEQWLNAWEVDFPVGERDRMHAELQWKLQEAEFPRARQLELFAALDALMMMQDTETNLGEDGEPGRDDSVKKARRRGDRRRRRGRPRKRRAAADNEEREDEDEDEEDEGSSASAIRGPDAGGEDGKPEGDDTHSSPLLFELFLEPIETIGETRGARRGVPSWLERYWKEVPLPISLALIRERLWNGFYRREPALHFDFHLLLYDCRLFNPPGDPVHTLSYRLEEELIRQGLLPKALLNEKGTNARGKSQGMDRGDPEATQQNLLRQLRRHAETQLVLAGELEERIQLAAIQWVKERKPTPESGTEEGKGSEGEVEYGVREAQDERQAAEGRRTQEDERREEDEKRRKARLRRFEGTAENQGSLEETNTFPAVSPPGSSLKHTRKASQVPGISSSSSSVLGESSHALVAEQREASTNNEGNEGPRKTETEDRLASTLRAAPKNPYPSLASSSSWATSSTGGTEARETKREGDADVSMDETAVSRTRRLPQDGCSSRKRLSPEEIDFLSPLDESRFGALSPADRTKRARTLRDFSASSSGASASCARAFPASGDEPNEGCVTVPSCPGAEAAGARRRTDAEEGKREGEADRGLPSRRPGSPVGVHDHASSAVPESHSSGRGPACGAILGTTRSGRVIKRSALFSDYGEGDEQERARGSDRERKTLRCSRDESGAATMPGRSATAGGGGVRRGRRQRSTAQREEGDEAPRDESEGGEDELKKALALSVQTYKEEQERKTRLETAKGSGRGAEENSGGKEEDRKARRDEEKERGQLNGNTSALNSAGKRQNEAATEQRLSKTWSRTGKGRDEENDVGEPHADEGTGERGDLGSDDHDQTELSSEEDEEEDDPDDDEDYVGDETEGRRSQRKARPGRRGRGGRRGRMHRGDSARTKSTCRTPGRYRVDFVVR